In a genomic window of Coprococcus eutactus:
- a CDS encoding response regulator transcription factor gives MKRILVVEDDVIICGGVKLFLEKRGYEVETAYSCKEADGCLEHGFDLILLDRNLPDGRGLDYCRELRKSTKVPIIFLTARDTEADMIEGFRAGCDDYIAKPFSVELLYQRIEAVLRRSENAPDGVKRERFHYGDMSVDFERMQVYISDEPIKLSVTEYRILELLIKNKGRVLTRDMIIQKIWDDNENYVDENTLNVHIRRLRQKIEKDAGNPEYVITVFGIGYTFGET, from the coding sequence ATGAAACGTATTTTGGTTGTGGAGGATGATGTGATCATATGTGGAGGTGTGAAGCTATTCCTTGAAAAGAGGGGATACGAAGTTGAAACTGCGTACTCATGCAAGGAGGCGGATGGCTGTCTGGAACATGGCTTCGATCTGATATTGCTTGACAGAAACCTTCCCGATGGAAGGGGCCTTGACTATTGCAGAGAACTGAGAAAAAGTACAAAGGTCCCGATCATCTTCCTCACGGCAAGAGATACGGAGGCTGATATGATAGAGGGGTTCCGGGCCGGCTGCGATGACTATATAGCGAAGCCGTTTTCCGTGGAACTTCTGTATCAGCGGATAGAGGCAGTCCTTCGAAGAAGTGAAAATGCACCGGATGGGGTAAAGCGCGAACGTTTTCATTATGGGGATATGAGTGTTGACTTTGAACGGATGCAGGTGTACATATCGGATGAACCGATAAAGCTGTCCGTTACGGAATACAGGATACTGGAACTGCTGATAAAAAATAAGGGGCGCGTTCTCACAAGAGATATGATCATACAGAAGATTTGGGATGACAATGAAAATTATGTGGATGAGAACACGCTGAATGTGCATATCAGAAGACTGCGTCAGAAGATAGAAAAGGATGCCGGCAATCCGGAGTACGTGATCACGGTGTTTGGAATTGGATATACATTCGGCGAGACA